The Ipomoea triloba cultivar NCNSP0323 chromosome 4, ASM357664v1 DNA segment TGGGACCCGTCAGGAGAGAAAAAAGGTAAAGGCGATGCAGTTGGTTGCAAGAATTGTGTCCGTTCACTTTTAaactttttcagttttttttcgtaaaaagaaattgttgtccacctatttttttcttttttctttttctctatttttcttgactttctctctctttcctaaTTGACACctcaaaaatgacaaaaaataaaaattactctaATTCAAATCAAAGCCTTCAATGTTTGTAGCAGgtgttgaaaaataaagagttaggTAAACACAGATAATATAGAATCATACTAATATATTGTAATCTTTCAGTCTTATATACATTTTCCTATTTTGCTTCTGCTTAAttggcgggtggttgttattttTCACCGACCAGGCCATTCCATCTCCCAAATTCAaaatggtatcagagcctacttTCCTAGGATATTTCAAACAtcaaaattgcattttttcagTCGCATGAACAGTAGTACACATATGTTACTGTTCACGGGAAaccctaatttttaaaattacttaCTTTTGGTGAGTTCTTTTGTCAAATTGGTGATACACATCCCTTCTATAGTCTCCGGCAAGCCTGATCCAGCAAGCGGCATCGCCATCTCTTCCGCCACGCGCCTCCACCGTCGTCGGACTTCCGACCTCACGCGTCGGCGCATGTGGCCACCTCCGGCAGGATTTTCAGGCGAAACTTTTCAGATATTCTCTTCGGGTCTCTGTGACTCCATCTATGTATTTTTCCTTGTGTTTCTCCGATGAAAATTCTAGATTGTTGTTTTGCCGTTCTTTGACCTTTTGGTGAAGTTTGAAGGCTTTTTGGCTTTGTTGTCAAACTTCTTTCCGGGGTGTTTTGGTATAACTGTATTGGTTTCTTTATTTTCGGTATACCATATTTATTCCCTAGGATTTTCAAGTTTggtaaccttttttttttttttctccaaaaagcCTTTTGTTATTCACTTATCCTATAAGggtacaaacatcaatcatgtGGTGTTCTCGGTATACTTTATTCTTTGGGTGTATATATCATTACTATGGGCTCTGCTGCataggggtgtaaacaaatcaaatatttttagttgGATTCgtaattcgaattcgaatacatatttcgaatcgaatacgaatcagAAGGTATTTGATTCGActatattcgaatatatatatatatatatatatatagggtcatgttcgggtgtggccgcgcctttacgtgcggtttacaccactcaatgttaagaaatgcaccactcaatgttacgaaatgcaccactcaataacattgagtggtgtatttcttaaatatgaaatacaccactcaatgttattgagtggtgtatttcgtaacattgagtggtacatttcttaacattgagtggtgtaaaccgcacggccgcacgtaagggcgcggccacatttgaataaaaatctctctctctctctctctctctctctctatatatatatatatatatatatatatatataataaaattaatatattaatggaATACTAGTATAATAgtatattaatagaaaattttattacattttatcttaatttattggaGAATTTGTAAACAAAAATTAGGTTAGACATtttgaattcgaatattcgattcgtttgaattcgaatattcgagtcgaatcgaatatattcgaataatgtagccgaatcgaatacgaataaaattttagattcgaATATTTATCGAATACGAATTCGAATAGTTTTCAAAATagtcgaattcgaatcgaatagtCGAATATTTGAttcgattcgattcgtttacaccccAAGCTGCATCTCCCTTGCTGCTCATGATTTATTTGCTATGTCGTTCTTGACGAAGATTGTTAGAGTGCTTATGTTGCTGTGAGGGCGTTCATGTTAATCTTCCTCCTTGGTGCCTTCATTCCCAAGGTTGTTTGTGACAAGCTTTGCCCATGGTGCCTTCATTCCCAAGGGTTGTGTATAGCATTGTCCCTCCGAAGCCATCTTGTTATTTCCTAACTACTTTTAATCTTCATTTGTAATTCAAAGTAAGGTAGAGTGCATGCTTTAATCCAAACTTAGAACTTTCATATGTTCCAGGTTGAGGGGGAGTATTGAACAATAGAGTTAAGTTTATTTATAGGGTTGTGTCCATAATATAAAATCATAACTTCCAAATTCAACAGCAGGAACCAACCCCCACTATAGTTGTACTCTCATTTTGCCACAGAAATGGCAGAGGTACAAGCAACAAAAAGGACTTTTCCATTTTTAAGGTTTTGGAGTACAGCATGGCACTGTAGAGAATACCTCATACCTCAATTCCTTACCCATTACTCATCAAAAAAATTTGCATCATCACTTttaagctctttgaggtaataCTGAAGAATGTATACTATAACTGCatttaaaaaaagttacaaaGCCATTAACTACTCAACTTCATTTAGAGCTCAAATGAGAAGCCAAATATGATACACCAAATACAAATCCCTCAAAAAATATTGTCACAGAATGGACCACACTGGTTAAATGGTTTTTTCTATACACAATGATGAGGATCTGATGTATTGGCGCCGTCATTCGTCTGTCTCCCTTCTCTTCCATCTCTCCAACACATGTACATCTCCGCTTGGGTAAATGATCGGGAATAGGTATAGATCGAGCAAGTATGAACGCCATCCATGGAACTGCTAAAAGCTTAAATCCCGCTCTTTTCCACTACAACACGAGAAGTAAGCAGCAGCAGCCATGCACGGAGAACATATTATGCTTCAATCACAGTTTCGCTATCCATGCCTGGGGGAGACAATGGGGGGACAGCTGGCTCATGAGATTCGAAGGGAGCCGTCTGTAACGTTTTCCTCGCTGTCACCTGAGAATCTTGGCTCCGGCCAATCTTTCTCGATGGAAGTGACTGAGAGGCGACGGCTCTTGATGAGTTACCCTTCTCAATGGACGCTAGAAACTTGTCCTTCGAGAGACTTTTCTGAGCAGATGCAATGATAGTGCCGAATACACCAGACTCTTTCAGTCCTTGGATGATCACCTGAATAAcggaattgagaaaataattatattatgggACTCCTTGTATCTAAAATACCACATGAAAAGCTCAATTAGATAGGATTAGAAATTTCTAAAGGCAAACAAGCTCACCATGGGAGCATAAATCCTAGTCAAAATGCCCTTCCTCAATAGTTTCAAGTTAAGCGTTTTATCTGTCCAGACAACATGTTCACGGTACCTGAAACagtaaaaacaattattttaaacaTTCAATACTCGATATATTCCAACAACTATAGTTGGACAAGTGTAACAATCCACTCTGGATATTGTATCTATTTTTTGTTAGGTAACCATCCACTCTGGATATCGACTGGAAGGGGTTTCTCTGTTGACAAAACTCATCACAAAACAAAACCCCTTGCCTCCCATACCGGGGGGGGGGGGNNNNNNNNNNNNNNNNNNNNNNNNNNNNNNNNNNNNNNNNNNNNNNNNNNNNNNNNNNNNNNNNNNNNNNNNNNNNNNNNNNNNNNNNNNNNNNNNNNNNNNNNNNNNNNNNNNNNNNNNNNNNNNNNNNNNNNNNNggggggggggggggggggggggggggttatgGTAGGAGGCATTGAATATACTTCgataaattatatttagtatttaccAGTTCAGCATCTCCTCCTCTGTTGCAGTTGAAGCAATAATGAATGCCTGCATCATATTACAAAAAAGCGCATGATTTTCATTTTAACAACCCAGTTAAATAAGCACAAAACCTAGCAATAAATGcaattattctatttttatatatatatatatatatatatatacacacacacacacacacatatatatatatatagttatatacatacatatatacattcattattcatacatatatacatacatacatacacaagAGAAATCAAATGCAAGGAGAAACTCACAGATCTATCGAATTCCAACATGAAGCAGCGCTTAACGTCATCCTTTGTAGGCTTGCAACCACATCGGTCTCGTCTAGAGGTCACATCTGAGAACTTCGAATATGTATAATGGAGAACAGCAGCCTCTTCCAATTTAATCTCACTGCCATATATAACATGAAATCAATCCATACACTGATACACAATTTAGACAAATATGCAAAATAGCAACAATTTGAGAGAGCAAAGAAGTTCAGAGCATGTACTGATGAGATCATGAAGAAAACATACTTTGGAGATTTCATGTAATTGTGCCACCTGTGTGCTCCATTGGGACGAAGATGCTCTTGTATACGAGCAGCTGATTTCCCATTACCATAAGTCAAAAAGTAGTTTGGATTGCCACGAGTTGCTTCTTTGTACATTCCAAAATATGCATCCTTTGTTAGATGGTCATAATTCTTCTTGAACATTGAAACCTATTTTGGACAAAATATGACAGAAAAATTTTGAGTCCCATCATTTTATGCAAACATCATGGTATGAATGAAGCATATgtcaaactaaaaattaaaaattttgaaccaGCAAAATGCTAGTAATCACTTATTTAGGTGAATAGCAACTATTTGAGATCTCCTATTCTCCTGGGAGTTTTGCTTCATTCATGCAAGAAACTTTTCATcaataaagaatatttggaaAACCagcaataaaataacatattaacatAGTCCATTAGGTCTCGGAAATAATGAATTCGAAATATAGATTACCTCTGTAAAAGGATCCTTAATATCATCTCGTTCAACACTGCTCTCCTGAACCAAAGAAGTATCATAGTGACAGCAGATTAAAAcctttttatttcattatcatCTGATTTATTTAAGCATGAACAAATTCACAAGAAGGCtacaaccattttttttttaaaaaggtgtTATCACGTTATGGCagttttaattgattatattttgaaCAACTTACATAATTTGGAAATACAACCATATCCACATTCGATGGCACATCTTGTAGTAGCTGTCTCAAAGAGTATTCACGAGCACCAGCTGGGTGTAGTAACTCATCTGTATCTAGATGAATTATCCACTCAACACCAGCTTCCTGTCATGTTAAAAAATTTTCGACTATTACTTAGAACAATGTTTAAGTACTGTTTTTGAACAGAATATCTGACTGGAAAGAAATGTGAGAGTATAAAGTTCTGTACCCTTGCCATCACAATAGCCATCTCCATGTTAAGCGATTGCTTCACAAAAAGCTCATAATTGCAAGGTTTGTAAAAGAAACTTGATAACCACGTTTCATTCCAGATCCGGCTACAACATAAGAACAGAATATGCAGTGAATAGACATCAAAAGGTGCAGACGTGAGAATGAAGTATTTTCCATGCTGTAAATTCCGATATTGC contains these protein-coding regions:
- the LOC116017351 gene encoding glycosyltransferase-like KOBITO 1, which produces MAGLGASLRPQPPSSASAAASFAAKLLLLLTLLPLSLALFAFVLQWRGGGVDDPISRWSPEESRKFPGMDTSPLATMGHSSQSSDCSLLGRRNSATFPYYRDWKFNFESDLKPKICITTSTSGSLDQILPWMYYHKVIGVSTFLLFVEGKAASPEVAKVLESIPGVKVIYRTKELEEQQSKSRIWNETWLSSFFYKPCNYELFVKQSLNMEMAIVMAREAGVEWIIHLDTDELLHPAGAREYSLRQLLQDVPSNVDMVVFPNYESSVERDDIKDPFTEVSMFKKNYDHLTKDAYFGMYKEATRGNPNYFLTYGNGKSAARIQEHLRPNGAHRWHNYMKSPNEIKLEEAAVLHYTYSKFSDVTSRRDRCGCKPTKDDVKRCFMLEFDRSAFIIASTATEEEMLNWYREHVVWTDKTLNLKLLRKGILTRIYAPMVIIQGLKESGVFGTIIASAQKSLSKDKFLASIEKGNSSRAVASQSLPSRKIGRSQDSQVTARKTLQTAPFESHEPAVPPLSPPGMDSETVIEA